A section of the Roseivirga sp. BDSF3-8 genome encodes:
- the carB gene encoding carbamoyl-phosphate synthase large subunit translates to MPKDNSIKSILIIGSGPIIIGQACEFDYSGSQAARSLREEGIEVILINSNPATIMTDKVTADHVYLQPLEKKSIIDILKKHKVDAVLPTMGGQTALNLAIDCDRAGIWEKFGVRIIGVDIDAIETTENREKFRLKMHELGVSVCQGSTATSFLQGKEIAQEIGFPLVIRPSYTLGGYGGGFVEKAEDFDKALTSGLHASPIHEVLVEQSILGWKEYELELLRDNNGNVIIICSIENFDPMGVHTGDSITVAPAMTLPDTVYQGMRDLAIKMMNGIGQFAGGCNVQFSVNPENDDIIAIEINPRVSRSSALASKATGYPIAKIAAKLAIGYNLDELKNQITKTTSAYFEPALDYVIVKIPRWNFDKFKGSDRKLGLQMKSVGEVMGIGRNFQEALQKACQSLEIKRNGLGADGKELKDQDKILESLEHPSWNRLFHIYDAFKLGIPFNKIKKLSKIDKWFLNQIEELVKLEKDIEQYNLDSIPRELLMEAKEKGYADRQIAHLLRCLESDVYKKRTDLGVKRVYKMVDTCAAEFEASTPYYYSTFEHENESEVTDKKKVVILGSGPNRIGQGIEFDYSCVHGVLAAKECGYETIMINCNPETVSTDFDIADKLYFEPVFWEHIYDIIQHEKPDGVIVQLGGQTALKLAEKLDRYGIKIFGTSFEALDLAEDRGSFSTLLAENDIPYPKFGVAQDAGHALKLSDDLGFPLLVRPSYVLGGQSMKIVINKDELEHHIVDILREIPGNKVLLDHFLDGAIEAEADAICDGENVHIIGIMQHIEPAGIHSGDSYAVLPPYNLGDFVMAQIETYTKKIALALNTVGLINIQFAIKNDTVYIIEANPRASRTVPFICKAYDEPYVNYATKVMLGEKKVSDFTFNPTKKGYAIKVPVFSFNKFPNVNKELGPEMKSTGEAIYFIDDLLDDYFLKIYSERNLYLSR, encoded by the coding sequence ATGCCTAAAGACAACAGTATCAAATCCATCCTGATTATCGGTAGCGGTCCCATTATCATAGGTCAGGCCTGTGAGTTTGACTATTCAGGCTCTCAAGCCGCTCGTTCTCTTCGTGAAGAAGGGATTGAAGTGATTCTGATAAATAGTAATCCAGCCACCATCATGACTGATAAGGTGACTGCTGACCACGTTTATCTGCAGCCTCTTGAGAAGAAGAGTATTATTGACATACTCAAAAAGCATAAAGTTGATGCCGTCCTGCCTACCATGGGAGGACAGACCGCTCTTAATCTGGCGATAGATTGTGACCGTGCAGGCATCTGGGAGAAGTTTGGAGTCAGGATCATAGGCGTGGATATCGATGCTATCGAAACCACGGAAAACAGGGAGAAATTCCGCCTCAAAATGCATGAGCTCGGGGTAAGTGTTTGCCAGGGTTCTACAGCTACATCCTTTTTGCAGGGTAAAGAAATAGCACAGGAAATTGGTTTCCCTCTCGTAATCAGGCCAAGTTATACGCTTGGGGGATATGGTGGAGGATTTGTAGAAAAGGCTGAAGACTTCGATAAAGCTCTGACCAGCGGTCTGCATGCTTCACCAATTCATGAAGTGCTTGTAGAACAAAGTATTCTTGGGTGGAAGGAGTATGAGCTGGAATTGCTCAGAGATAATAATGGGAATGTGATCATTATTTGCTCTATCGAAAACTTTGATCCGATGGGCGTTCATACGGGTGACTCAATCACAGTAGCCCCTGCTATGACTCTACCTGATACCGTGTATCAGGGTATGCGTGACCTGGCTATAAAAATGATGAATGGTATCGGGCAATTTGCAGGTGGCTGTAATGTTCAGTTTTCAGTAAACCCTGAAAATGATGATATCATTGCTATTGAGATTAACCCCCGGGTGTCACGCTCATCAGCCCTGGCGAGTAAAGCAACAGGATACCCTATTGCAAAGATTGCAGCCAAACTGGCGATCGGGTATAACTTGGACGAACTTAAAAACCAGATTACCAAGACTACATCTGCTTATTTTGAGCCAGCACTTGACTATGTAATTGTAAAAATACCTCGCTGGAACTTCGATAAGTTCAAAGGAAGTGACAGGAAGCTAGGCCTGCAGATGAAATCTGTGGGAGAGGTAATGGGTATAGGACGAAACTTCCAGGAGGCATTACAGAAGGCTTGTCAATCACTGGAGATTAAGCGAAACGGTCTCGGTGCAGATGGGAAAGAGCTTAAAGATCAGGACAAAATACTGGAAAGCCTTGAGCATCCAAGCTGGAACCGGTTGTTCCATATATATGATGCTTTTAAACTAGGCATTCCTTTCAATAAAATTAAAAAGCTTTCCAAAATAGATAAGTGGTTCCTCAATCAGATTGAGGAGTTAGTGAAGTTGGAAAAAGATATTGAGCAGTACAACCTGGATTCAATACCCCGGGAATTACTCATGGAGGCTAAGGAGAAAGGCTACGCTGACCGTCAAATTGCACATCTACTCAGATGCCTGGAGAGTGATGTATATAAGAAACGTACTGATTTAGGGGTCAAGCGGGTATATAAAATGGTGGATACCTGTGCCGCGGAGTTCGAAGCAAGCACCCCCTATTATTACAGTACCTTTGAGCATGAAAATGAATCAGAGGTAACAGATAAGAAGAAGGTAGTTATCCTTGGGTCAGGGCCAAACCGCATTGGGCAGGGGATAGAATTTGATTACAGTTGCGTACACGGTGTTTTGGCTGCAAAAGAGTGCGGTTATGAGACCATAATGATAAACTGTAACCCCGAAACTGTTTCCACTGACTTTGATATAGCGGATAAGCTATACTTCGAACCAGTCTTCTGGGAACACATTTATGATATTATTCAGCATGAAAAACCCGACGGGGTTATCGTTCAGTTGGGAGGTCAGACAGCCTTGAAGTTAGCGGAGAAACTGGATCGATATGGTATAAAGATATTTGGTACCAGCTTTGAAGCACTTGACCTGGCAGAAGACAGGGGAAGCTTCAGTACATTACTTGCAGAAAATGACATCCCTTATCCTAAGTTCGGAGTGGCTCAGGATGCAGGTCATGCGCTCAAACTTTCCGATGATTTGGGATTTCCACTGCTGGTTCGCCCGTCCTATGTGCTTGGTGGGCAGAGCATGAAAATTGTGATAAATAAGGATGAACTGGAGCATCATATAGTAGATATCCTCAGGGAAATCCCGGGCAATAAGGTGCTGCTGGATCATTTTCTCGATGGAGCTATAGAGGCTGAGGCTGACGCCATTTGTGACGGGGAGAACGTTCACATTATTGGTATTATGCAGCATATAGAGCCGGCTGGTATTCACTCCGGGGATAGCTATGCGGTGTTGCCCCCCTATAATTTGGGTGATTTTGTGATGGCTCAGATCGAAACATATACCAAAAAGATTGCCCTGGCACTTAACACCGTTGGCCTTATCAATATTCAGTTTGCTATTAAAAACGACACCGTTTATATAATTGAAGCCAACCCACGGGCCAGTCGGACCGTACCATTTATATGTAAGGCTTACGATGAGCCTTATGTTAATTATGCGACCAAGGTAATGTTAGGGGAAAAGAAGGTGAGTGACTTTACCTTTAATCCGACCAAAAAAGGGTATGCGATAAAGGTACCGGTATTTAGTTTCAACAAGTTCCCTAACGTAAATAAGGAGCTTGGGCCGGAAATGAAATCCACTGGAGAGGCGATTTATTTTATTGATGATTTGCTGGACGACTATTTCCTGAAAATATATAGTGAACGAAACCTATATCTGAGCCGATAG
- a CDS encoding RDD family protein encodes MTTQSVNPTIYAQVGPSLLGGYSARLAATLIDVAIALMLSVIPLLGVAYFLLRDALPFFDGQSVGKYVMNIRVIEESTRGSVKGNYKASILRNVPLIIPIFQFLDAFLVFSSNRKRLGDNWGGTVVIKA; translated from the coding sequence ATGACAACCCAATCTGTAAATCCGACTATATATGCGCAGGTAGGGCCAAGTCTTCTTGGAGGCTATTCGGCTCGTCTGGCTGCTACTTTAATTGATGTTGCCATTGCTCTCATGTTGAGTGTGATACCTTTGCTTGGCGTAGCATATTTTCTGCTTCGTGATGCTCTTCCTTTCTTTGACGGCCAAAGTGTAGGAAAGTATGTCATGAATATAAGAGTGATAGAAGAGTCTACCCGCGGGTCAGTTAAGGGTAATTACAAAGCCAGTATACTCAGAAACGTCCCTCTTATCATACCCATTTTCCAGTTCTTGGATGCCTTTTTGGTATTTAGTTCTAATCGCAAGCGTTTAGGGGATAACTGGGGTGGCACAGTTGTGATAAAGGCCTGA
- the accD gene encoding acetyl-CoA carboxylase, carboxyltransferase subunit beta yields MAWFKRQDKGIQTPTENKREAPDGLWYKTPSGKIIHMRELRNNAYVCPDDDYHVRIGSKEYFEIIFDNNEFTELDENMSSADPLNFVDSKPYPERTKASQKKTELKDAVRTASGKMNGVEVTVACMDFSFIGGSMGSVVGEKIARAIDHSRENNIPFLMISKSGGARMMEAGFSLMQMAKTSAKLHLLSEAKVPFISLLTDPTTGGVTASFAMLGDFNIAEPGALIGFAGPRVIRETIGKDLPKGFQSAEFLLEHGFLDFIVDRRNLKNRLTTLLKMLQN; encoded by the coding sequence ATGGCTTGGTTTAAACGGCAGGATAAAGGAATACAAACCCCTACTGAGAATAAAAGGGAAGCGCCTGATGGGCTTTGGTATAAAACACCTAGTGGGAAAATTATACATATGCGTGAGCTTCGTAATAACGCATATGTGTGCCCCGATGATGATTATCATGTCCGAATAGGCAGTAAAGAATATTTCGAAATAATCTTTGATAACAACGAATTCACGGAGCTGGATGAGAATATGTCATCAGCTGATCCCCTTAATTTTGTTGACAGTAAACCCTATCCTGAGAGGACTAAAGCAAGTCAGAAGAAAACTGAGCTCAAAGACGCTGTTCGTACCGCATCAGGAAAAATGAACGGTGTGGAGGTCACGGTAGCCTGTATGGATTTCAGCTTTATTGGAGGTTCTATGGGGTCTGTGGTTGGTGAAAAAATTGCCAGGGCTATTGATCACTCCAGAGAAAACAATATCCCTTTTCTAATGATCTCCAAATCTGGTGGGGCCCGCATGATGGAGGCAGGCTTTTCACTAATGCAAATGGCGAAGACCTCGGCAAAATTGCACTTACTATCAGAGGCTAAGGTCCCCTTTATTTCACTGCTTACGGATCCTACCACAGGCGGTGTAACAGCTTCTTTTGCTATGCTGGGTGACTTTAACATTGCCGAACCCGGTGCATTAATAGGTTTTGCAGGACCAAGGGTAATTCGTGAAACGATCGGTAAAGATTTGCCTAAAGGTTTTCAGAGCGCAGAATTTCTTCTAGAGCATGGCTTCCTGGATTTTATTGTGGATAGGAGAAATTTGAAAAACAGGCTTACTACATTATTAAAAATGCTTCAAAACTAG
- a CDS encoding DUF4834 family protein → MFKFLIIFLIVIYAVYKLSGFFMRMLFSSLGNSARDNFGHYQQRANRQQKANEQKHTRPMGGNVNIDYIPEQEKRKGKPSGNGYKGGEYVDYEEIKD, encoded by the coding sequence ATGTTCAAATTCCTAATCATATTTCTGATTGTTATCTATGCTGTTTATAAGCTCAGCGGCTTTTTTATGAGAATGCTTTTTAGTTCACTGGGAAATAGTGCGCGTGATAATTTCGGGCATTATCAGCAAAGAGCAAACCGGCAGCAAAAGGCAAATGAGCAAAAACATACTAGACCTATGGGAGGGAATGTAAACATTGACTACATCCCTGAACAAGAGAAGAGAAAGGGAAAACCGTCTGGAAACGGCTATAAGGGCGGTGAGTATGTAGATTACGAAGAGATTAAGGATTAA
- a CDS encoding toxin-antitoxin system YwqK family antitoxin, whose product MILRLKHPISILILGFVLLSGTACSDKDMKSLRSLFIEVPEQEAPAPPPEEKDAGKPVVRIKKRADGTVKSKIRYRYGVKDGLAEQWYDNGNMRASIEYKSGMRHGTAKMYYEKGGLFRETEYQNDRKDGMMTIYRANGKVKAKIPYKNGHPGIGTQEFYVSGKAKTEYPELLFDRINKLASENRYLIEVELSEKGRDATFYYGQLIDGKYFHNGMIMLETPEKEKGLLEITLPPGTQVNETLNIVAVAETSMGNPYVVQKELPVSIQN is encoded by the coding sequence ATGATACTTCGTCTTAAGCACCCCATCTCTATCCTAATACTCGGTTTTGTGCTCCTATCCGGCACCGCCTGTTCAGATAAGGACATGAAAAGCCTTAGATCCCTCTTTATCGAGGTACCGGAACAAGAAGCACCGGCACCACCTCCGGAGGAAAAAGACGCCGGTAAGCCAGTCGTTCGTATCAAAAAACGTGCAGACGGAACGGTAAAATCAAAGATCAGGTACCGCTATGGCGTGAAGGATGGCCTGGCTGAGCAATGGTATGATAATGGCAATATGCGCGCAAGCATCGAATATAAGAGTGGTATGCGCCATGGCACAGCTAAAATGTACTATGAAAAAGGCGGCCTATTTCGCGAAACGGAATACCAGAATGACCGCAAAGATGGCATGATGACTATTTACCGTGCAAATGGAAAAGTAAAAGCTAAAATTCCTTATAAAAACGGACACCCAGGTATAGGTACGCAGGAGTTCTATGTAAGCGGTAAGGCTAAAACTGAATACCCGGAATTGCTTTTCGATAGGATCAATAAGCTGGCTTCGGAAAACCGCTACCTGATAGAAGTAGAGTTATCTGAAAAAGGGCGCGATGCTACCTTTTATTATGGCCAGCTCATAGATGGTAAATACTTTCACAATGGCATGATCATGCTGGAAACTCCGGAAAAAGAGAAGGGGCTATTGGAAATCACCCTGCCCCCGGGCACACAGGTCAACGAGACATTGAATATTGTGGCGGTGGCTGAAACAAGCATGGGTAACCCCTATGTTGTGCAGAAAGAACTGCCTGTAAGCATCCAAAACTAA
- the tnpA gene encoding IS200/IS605 family transposase — protein sequence MSKYRKLSHSFYYCVYHVVWTPKYRHRILRDIVADTLENKIKTICEWKEVKVEELNIQPDHVHLVCSIPPKLSVSDFMGILKGKTAIMMFKNFKSLRRKPYWGNHFWSRGYFVSTVGIDEEKIKRYVKYQEKEDKKEDGDIDIPLFDN from the coding sequence ATGAGCAAGTATCGTAAGCTATCGCATAGCTTTTACTATTGTGTCTATCATGTAGTATGGACCCCGAAGTACCGCCACCGTATACTTCGTGATATTGTTGCAGATACGTTGGAGAATAAGATAAAGACGATATGTGAATGGAAGGAGGTCAAGGTAGAAGAGTTGAACATTCAGCCAGATCACGTTCATTTGGTATGTAGTATACCTCCGAAACTTAGTGTATCAGACTTCATGGGTATTCTCAAGGGTAAGACAGCGATCATGATGTTTAAGAACTTCAAGAGTCTTCGCAGAAAACCCTATTGGGGCAATCATTTTTGGTCACGAGGCTATTTTGTAAGTACGGTAGGCATAGATGAAGAAAAGATAAAGCGGTATGTTAAGTATCAGGAGAAGGAAGATAAGAAAGAGGATGGGGATATAGATATCCCGCTATTCGATAACTGA
- a CDS encoding formimidoylglutamase, protein MDLKIFFSSIPEESFRDNRSASNLLKYVKVNFGQMPDYREADIALIGIGLPYESEEGGLSSDNEYNEKPAAEASMAIRKQLYALKKGVGPYKVVDLGNIRPGMDEEDTTMRLKEVCAALLSENTMPVILGGSHAYTYGQYAAYEDIEKLVSVLCVDSILDMEEDGQAPLSRKHVQKLLLHEPNYLFNFTLLAYQAYLTDPAALTVLEKLYFECFRIGYLRQHLQEMEPVVRNADMLSFDAAAIRIGDAPGCADAQPFGMTGEEACQVAWYAGTNDKLSSAGFYGYEAELDDDRSSTAKLIAVMVWYFIEGYYHRKDSEDFRSNDYLKYVVSMPSEPETLTFFKSKKSDKWWMEVPHPDQAGRFARNRMVPCSYTDYEKASKGEVPDRWLNTYAKLV, encoded by the coding sequence ATGGACTTAAAGATATTTTTCTCGTCGATACCAGAAGAATCATTCAGGGACAATCGGAGTGCTTCTAATTTGCTTAAGTACGTCAAGGTGAATTTCGGACAAATGCCGGATTACCGTGAGGCAGACATTGCCCTAATTGGCATAGGCCTGCCTTATGAGTCGGAAGAGGGTGGCCTCTCTTCTGACAATGAGTACAACGAAAAGCCTGCCGCAGAAGCCTCTATGGCCATTCGTAAGCAGCTTTATGCCCTTAAAAAAGGCGTAGGGCCTTATAAGGTAGTAGACCTTGGTAATATTCGTCCGGGAATGGATGAGGAAGATACAACTATGCGTCTCAAGGAAGTTTGCGCCGCCTTATTGTCAGAAAATACCATGCCGGTAATCCTGGGGGGGAGCCATGCCTATACTTACGGGCAGTACGCGGCCTATGAAGATATAGAGAAACTGGTGAGTGTCCTGTGTGTAGACAGTATTCTTGATATGGAAGAGGATGGCCAGGCTCCTCTCTCCCGTAAGCATGTGCAGAAGCTATTACTGCATGAGCCTAATTACCTTTTTAATTTCACCCTGTTGGCCTACCAGGCGTACCTGACCGACCCCGCGGCCCTTACGGTATTAGAGAAGCTCTACTTTGAGTGCTTCCGGATAGGGTATCTGAGGCAGCATCTTCAGGAAATGGAGCCCGTAGTTCGCAATGCAGATATGCTTTCATTCGATGCGGCTGCAATAAGGATAGGGGATGCTCCCGGCTGCGCAGACGCACAGCCCTTTGGTATGACAGGAGAAGAGGCTTGCCAGGTAGCATGGTATGCGGGCACCAATGATAAATTAAGTTCCGCTGGCTTTTATGGATATGAAGCTGAACTGGATGATGATCGCTCATCTACCGCAAAGCTTATTGCTGTTATGGTGTGGTACTTCATTGAAGGATATTACCACCGAAAAGATAGCGAGGACTTTCGTTCAAACGATTACCTTAAGTATGTGGTAAGTATGCCCAGTGAGCCGGAAACCCTTACTTTCTTTAAGAGTAAGAAAAGCGATAAGTGGTGGATGGAAGTACCTCACCCTGATCAGGCAGGGCGATTTGCCAGGAACAGGATGGTGCCATGCAGCTATACCGATTATGAGAAGGCTTCAAAAGGTGAAGTGCCGGACAGGTGGCTGAACACCTACGCGAAGCTGGTATGA
- the nqrF gene encoding NADH:ubiquinone reductase (Na(+)-transporting) subunit F, translating to MTTVVTSAIIAFTLIIILLVLVLLFAQSKLVQQGDVKIFVNGDKDNPIIASAGSSLLSTLSTKSIFLPSACGGGGTCAMCKCVVEDGGGDVLPTEVGHLSRSEQKSNVRLSCQVKVKEDMHIRIPEEIFGIKKWDCEVVSNYNVSTFIKEFVVRLPEGETLDFQSGGYIQIDVPPITVNFKDIDITPHPDLGHKQEVYKGDWDNFGMWDLVMKNDELIFRAYSMANHPAEGDIIMLNIRIATPPWDRAAGKFMDVNPGICSSYVFSRKKGDKVTISGPYGEFFINPTDREMIYIGGGAGMAPLRSHIFHLFHTEKSDRKVSYWYGGRSKRELFYVDHFRNIEKDFPNFQFHIGLSEPLEEDNWKVKNSLEDSGDGYVGFIHQVLYDNYLKNHPEPEEIEYYLCGPPLMNAAVLKMLDDLGVPPENIRFDDFGG from the coding sequence ATGACCACAGTTGTAACATCGGCAATAATCGCCTTTACACTGATCATCATCCTGTTGGTTTTGGTACTGCTATTTGCGCAGTCCAAATTAGTACAGCAGGGCGATGTGAAGATTTTTGTAAATGGAGATAAAGACAACCCGATCATTGCCTCAGCCGGCTCCAGCCTGCTTTCAACGCTCTCTACTAAAAGCATTTTCCTTCCTTCTGCCTGTGGTGGCGGTGGTACCTGCGCCATGTGTAAGTGCGTGGTAGAAGATGGCGGTGGAGACGTTCTTCCTACAGAGGTCGGGCACCTGAGCCGTTCAGAACAAAAAAGTAATGTGCGCCTGAGCTGCCAGGTTAAGGTAAAGGAGGACATGCACATTCGGATACCTGAAGAGATATTCGGGATCAAGAAGTGGGACTGCGAAGTGGTATCGAACTACAACGTGTCTACCTTCATTAAGGAGTTTGTAGTGAGACTTCCCGAGGGCGAAACCCTGGACTTTCAGTCAGGTGGATACATTCAGATAGACGTTCCTCCCATCACTGTTAATTTCAAGGACATCGACATCACTCCTCACCCTGACCTGGGCCACAAGCAGGAAGTATATAAGGGTGACTGGGACAACTTCGGTATGTGGGATCTGGTAATGAAGAATGATGAGCTCATCTTCCGTGCCTACTCAATGGCTAATCACCCTGCCGAAGGAGATATTATTATGCTGAATATTCGTATTGCGACTCCCCCGTGGGACCGCGCTGCCGGTAAGTTTATGGATGTAAATCCTGGTATTTGCTCATCTTACGTATTCAGCCGCAAAAAAGGTGATAAAGTAACTATTTCGGGGCCTTATGGTGAGTTCTTCATCAACCCTACTGACCGCGAAATGATCTACATTGGTGGTGGTGCCGGTATGGCTCCATTACGTTCGCATATCTTCCACTTATTCCATACTGAGAAGAGTGACCGGAAGGTTAGTTACTGGTATGGTGGTCGTTCTAAGCGCGAGCTTTTCTATGTGGATCACTTCCGTAATATTGAAAAGGACTTCCCTAACTTCCAGTTCCATATCGGCCTTTCCGAGCCCCTTGAGGAAGACAACTGGAAGGTGAAAAATAGCCTTGAGGATAGTGGAGATGGATATGTAGGCTTTATTCACCAGGTGTTGTATGATAACTACCTGAAGAATCATCCGGAGCCTGAAGAAATTGAGTACTACCTTTGCGGACCTCCGTTGATGAACGCGGCTGTGCTCAAGATGCTTGACGACTTGGGTGTACCCCCTGAAAACATTCGATTTGACGACTTCGGTGGTTAA
- a CDS encoding NUDIX domain-containing protein — MTISAGILLYRKKGKSIEFLLVHPGGPFFKNKDKGWWTIPKGEPEEDEKLQDTATRELKEETGIEVHDNLIPLGQIKQKGGKTVHAWAAGGDWNPESGLPADTFEMEWPPRSGKKQSFPEVDQARWFTPEAPKEYINAAQTELIERLINTLKGD, encoded by the coding sequence ATGACAATTTCCGCCGGTATTCTCCTTTACAGGAAAAAAGGTAAATCTATCGAATTTCTGCTGGTTCATCCGGGCGGCCCCTTTTTTAAAAATAAGGATAAGGGCTGGTGGACAATTCCTAAAGGGGAGCCGGAAGAGGACGAGAAACTTCAGGACACCGCCACTAGAGAGTTAAAAGAAGAGACTGGTATAGAAGTACATGATAATCTCATTCCGCTGGGGCAGATAAAACAGAAAGGAGGCAAGACTGTGCATGCCTGGGCCGCCGGAGGGGACTGGAATCCGGAGAGCGGCCTACCCGCTGATACCTTTGAAATGGAGTGGCCTCCGCGGTCCGGAAAAAAGCAATCATTTCCTGAGGTAGATCAGGCCAGGTGGTTTACTCCTGAAGCACCTAAAGAGTACATTAACGCCGCACAAACTGAACTGATTGAGAGACTAATAAATACCCTAAAAGGTGATTAG
- a CDS encoding class I fructose-bisphosphate aldolase, whose amino-acid sequence MAYEKIVELLGNDAESLLQHTCNTVDKSQLHLPNPDFVDQIFGLSNRSPQVLKSLASLFNHGRLAGSGFLSILPVDQGIEHTAGASFAPNPLYFDPENIIKLAIEGGCNAVATTFGGLSLLSRKYAHKIPFVVKINHNELMTYPNKHDQIMFGSVDEAWELGATAVGATIYFGAEESNRQLIEVAEAFERAHELGMATILWCYTRNSGFKKDGTDYHVAADLTGQANHLGVTIQADIIKQKLPENNGGFKNIGFAKQHPSMYDKLSSDHPIDLCRYQVVNCYMGRAGLINSGGASSGESDLAEAVKTAVINKRAGGMGLISGRKAFQRPMEEGAELLRAIQDVYLENKITVA is encoded by the coding sequence ATGGCATACGAAAAAATCGTAGAACTACTCGGAAACGATGCTGAGTCACTTTTACAACACACGTGTAATACGGTTGACAAGAGTCAGTTACACCTTCCTAACCCTGACTTTGTTGATCAGATTTTTGGATTAAGCAACCGCAGCCCACAGGTGCTCAAAAGCCTCGCTTCCCTGTTTAATCATGGCAGGTTGGCCGGATCAGGTTTTCTCTCAATTCTACCTGTTGATCAGGGGATAGAGCACACCGCCGGTGCTTCATTTGCTCCTAATCCACTTTACTTCGATCCTGAAAACATTATCAAACTGGCTATAGAAGGTGGTTGTAATGCGGTAGCCACTACATTTGGTGGTCTGTCTCTTCTTTCCAGAAAGTACGCTCACAAGATCCCTTTTGTGGTGAAAATTAACCACAATGAGCTAATGACATATCCTAACAAGCATGACCAAATCATGTTCGGATCTGTGGATGAAGCCTGGGAGCTGGGTGCTACAGCTGTAGGTGCCACTATTTATTTTGGTGCTGAGGAATCTAACCGCCAGCTAATTGAAGTAGCAGAGGCTTTCGAGCGTGCTCATGAATTGGGTATGGCTACAATCCTGTGGTGCTACACGCGTAACAGTGGCTTTAAGAAGGACGGCACTGACTATCACGTAGCGGCTGACCTTACCGGACAGGCAAACCATCTGGGAGTAACTATCCAGGCTGATATTATCAAGCAAAAGCTTCCTGAAAACAATGGCGGTTTTAAAAACATCGGCTTTGCTAAGCAGCACCCTTCTATGTACGATAAGCTTTCTTCTGATCACCCAATTGATCTTTGTCGCTACCAAGTAGTAAACTGCTACATGGGACGTGCAGGTCTTATTAACTCAGGGGGAGCTTCCAGCGGAGAGTCTGACCTTGCTGAGGCAGTGAAAACAGCGGTTATAAATAAACGTGCTGGTGGTATGGGGCTTATCTCCGGACGCAAGGCATTCCAGCGTCCAATGGAAGAAGGCGCTGAACTTCTCCGTGCTATCCAGGATGTATACCTTGAAAATAAAATCACGGTAGCCTGA
- a CDS encoding radical SAM protein: protein MRLIRHPILCNYYVTYRCNAKCGFCDIWERPSPYITLETAESNFRDLKKLGVKVIDFTGGEPLLHRRIDELLQLAKEFGFITTLTTNGLLYPKWASRIKGKVDMLHFSLDSSEREKHDEMRGVACYDKVLESIRIARDLGERPDILFTVFEDNLDEIEEVYQEITLPDNLILILNPVFGYNDVTTGSSLSNDTLKSLIKWSRKKLVYLNEGFIALRRDGGNHVDRPVCKAASTTLVISPENKLVLPCYHLGEKEFPIDNQLFDLYHSPEVQKVVALEGRMPACEGCVINCYMQPSFAVEVNRYFWKALRSTLKYNLTKGTYKSLRIRG, encoded by the coding sequence ATGAGGCTGATACGTCACCCCATCTTATGCAATTATTATGTGACATACCGGTGCAATGCCAAGTGTGGTTTTTGCGACATATGGGAGCGCCCGAGCCCATACATTACCCTTGAGACGGCTGAAAGTAACTTCAGGGATCTGAAAAAGCTAGGGGTTAAGGTAATTGACTTTACCGGAGGTGAACCTTTGCTACACCGCCGTATAGATGAATTGCTTCAGCTTGCCAAAGAATTCGGTTTTATTACAACTCTGACCACGAATGGATTACTATATCCGAAATGGGCCTCGCGTATAAAAGGAAAAGTAGACATGCTGCATTTCTCGCTTGATTCTTCTGAGCGGGAGAAGCATGACGAAATGCGTGGAGTGGCTTGTTATGATAAGGTCCTTGAGTCAATTCGTATAGCCAGGGATCTTGGTGAGCGGCCAGACATTTTATTTACTGTTTTTGAGGATAATCTGGACGAAATAGAGGAGGTATATCAGGAGATCACCCTGCCGGATAACCTGATACTTATTCTGAATCCGGTTTTTGGGTACAATGATGTAACGACAGGCAGCAGCCTCAGTAACGATACCCTTAAATCACTGATTAAATGGAGTCGTAAAAAGCTTGTGTACCTTAATGAAGGGTTTATTGCGCTAAGAAGGGACGGAGGCAATCATGTAGACCGGCCGGTTTGCAAAGCCGCAAGCACCACTCTGGTAATTTCACCTGAGAATAAGCTCGTACTACCATGTTATCATCTTGGTGAAAAGGAATTCCCCATTGATAATCAGCTGTTTGATCTATACCATAGCCCTGAAGTTCAGAAGGTTGTTGCTTTAGAAGGTCGCATGCCGGCTTGTGAAGGGTGTGTAATCAATTGCTATATGCAGCCGTCATTTGCAGTAGAGGTAAACAGGTACTTCTGGAAAGCCTTAAGAAGTACGCTGAAATACAATCTGACAAAGGGTACCTACAAAAGCCTGAGGATTAGAGGATAA